From Paenibacillus sp. PK3_47, the proteins below share one genomic window:
- a CDS encoding tetratricopeptide repeat protein, translated as MMKRISENAAENDNVIPVTLNANFFFERAVRSLDRFQYDKALKNFRKAVEYEPENPVNHCNMAGILSEMGNYEASNEILTHVLEEIDPAMTECHFYMANNFANMESFEEAERALMTYLEEDASGEYLTESEELMELLQYELNRPAPLVRIRSREGVVEHDRARAMLEEGKFPQAVKLLEEIVESTPDFLAAHNNLALAYFYMGRFAKAKECLSEVLEQDPGNLHALCNMAIFMQYAGDKEELAALVRMLEATVPFHQEHVFKMATTMGILGSHRTAYGHFRRLLKDEEVGGDASLYHYCAAAASNSGEYSEALRCWKQAAKLDPESPVPGFFLSQLQASQAAGRPMSPVSYNYQLPFQEQLKQWKDNTEKFTEEVRNNPLLRASFFWALRYGDSGTKLQVTEALRWIEDKEMSDVLQELITKEPVQENKLQEAALISLQRLIGGCYEEKAGEDEQQTSAAGPKGLPEWKDDWQRVIDQTTAMMDRRFDTAQKRDAELLWKQFISSLYPDVPYFRHTGGWCAALEYITAKRHGRPVTYREVAQQYGVTASMVSRYARRIGDSCGVPGTFPEPESLTSSTENI; from the coding sequence ATGATGAAAAGAATTTCAGAGAATGCGGCGGAGAACGATAATGTAATTCCCGTCACTCTGAATGCCAACTTTTTCTTTGAAAGAGCCGTTCGGTCCCTGGACCGCTTTCAATATGATAAGGCATTAAAGAATTTCCGCAAGGCCGTAGAATATGAACCGGAGAATCCGGTGAATCACTGCAACATGGCTGGTATATTGTCAGAGATGGGCAATTATGAGGCGTCTAATGAGATTCTGACCCATGTGCTGGAGGAGATTGATCCGGCGATGACGGAATGTCATTTCTATATGGCTAATAACTTCGCGAATATGGAAAGCTTTGAAGAGGCGGAGCGCGCACTGATGACGTACCTGGAAGAGGACGCAAGCGGGGAGTATCTGACAGAGTCCGAGGAGTTAATGGAGCTGCTGCAGTATGAGCTGAACCGCCCTGCTCCGCTCGTACGCATCCGCAGCCGTGAAGGGGTAGTCGAACATGACCGGGCACGCGCGATGCTGGAAGAAGGGAAGTTTCCCCAGGCGGTGAAGCTGCTGGAGGAGATTGTAGAGAGTACGCCTGATTTTCTCGCAGCACATAACAATCTGGCTCTTGCCTACTTCTATATGGGCCGGTTCGCCAAAGCGAAGGAATGCCTGTCGGAGGTGCTGGAGCAGGATCCCGGCAATCTGCATGCGCTCTGCAATATGGCAATATTTATGCAGTATGCCGGGGATAAGGAGGAGCTTGCCGCTCTGGTCCGCATGCTTGAAGCCACAGTGCCGTTCCATCAGGAGCATGTATTCAAAATGGCCACAACGATGGGCATTCTCGGCAGCCACAGAACGGCCTACGGCCATTTCCGCCGGCTGCTGAAGGATGAAGAGGTTGGCGGAGATGCCAGTCTCTATCATTACTGCGCGGCGGCTGCCAGCAACAGCGGCGAGTACAGCGAAGCGCTGCGCTGCTGGAAGCAGGCGGCCAAGCTTGACCCTGAATCGCCTGTTCCCGGCTTCTTCTTGTCCCAGCTGCAGGCCTCCCAGGCGGCAGGCAGACCGATGTCTCCTGTCAGCTATAACTATCAGCTGCCTTTTCAGGAGCAGCTCAAGCAGTGGAAGGACAATACGGAGAAATTCACGGAAGAGGTGCGGAATAACCCGCTGCTGCGTGCCTCATTCTTCTGGGCCTTGCGCTACGGGGATTCCGGTACGAAGCTGCAGGTGACAGAAGCGCTCCGCTGGATCGAAGACAAGGAAATGTCTGACGTTCTGCAGGAGCTGATTACCAAAGAGCCTGTGCAGGAGAATAAGCTGCAGGAGGCCGCATTAATCAGCCTGCAGCGGCTGATCGGAGGCTGCTATGAAGAGAAGGCCGGCGAAGACGAACAGCAGACATCCGCGGCGGGACCCAAAGGGCTGCCGGAATGGAAAGATGACTGGCAGCGGGTGATAGACCAGACTACGGCGATGATGGACCGCAGATTTGACACTGCCCAGAAAAGGGACGCAGAGCTTCTGTGGAAGCAGTTCATCAGCAGCCTCTATCCGGATGTGCCGTATTTCCGCCACACCGGCGGCTGGTGCGCCGCTCTAGAATATATAACCGCCAAAAGGCACGGCCGGCCGGTTACTTACCGCGAGGTTGCCCAGCAATACGGAGTCACGGCCTCGATGGTCAGCAGATATGCACGCCGGATCGGGGACAGCTGCGGAGTTCCGGGAACCTTCCCGGAACCGGAAAGCCTGACCTCGTCTACAGAAAATATCTGA
- a CDS encoding ROK family glucokinase: protein MSENIYVGVDLGGTTIKVGICSAEGNLLHTYEGPTGTADGVDTVIDNIEKYVRQIVEESPYSWEQLAGVGAGLAGFTNIREGIIIHAPNIGFRDVPIRSILEGRLNKPVKIDNDANVAALGEAWSGAGRGIDNCVCYTLGTGVGGGIIINGKVYQGFAGLAGELGHISVVPDLEAIQCGCGKMGCLETVSSATGIIRMANDAVARGDRTSLSQVEKIAAKEVFDAAKAGDEVALRIVNRAAFYLGKSMASVAAVLNPEVFIVGGGVSKAGDILFDEVRRVFAQLTPAPLLTGVTIVPAELGNDAGIIGAAGLLLRS, encoded by the coding sequence ATGTCTGAAAATATCTACGTTGGCGTGGATTTAGGCGGAACCACGATTAAGGTTGGAATCTGCAGTGCCGAAGGAAATCTGCTTCACACTTACGAAGGGCCTACGGGAACTGCGGACGGCGTTGATACCGTCATCGACAACATTGAGAAGTATGTACGCCAGATTGTGGAAGAATCCCCGTACTCCTGGGAGCAGCTGGCCGGTGTCGGCGCGGGTCTGGCCGGGTTTACGAACATTCGTGAAGGAATCATTATCCATGCGCCTAACATAGGATTTAGAGATGTGCCGATCCGCTCCATTCTGGAGGGTCGCTTGAACAAGCCTGTCAAAATAGACAATGATGCTAACGTGGCAGCGCTGGGCGAAGCATGGAGCGGCGCAGGACGCGGTATTGACAATTGCGTATGCTATACGCTGGGAACCGGCGTTGGCGGCGGCATTATCATTAACGGTAAGGTATATCAAGGGTTTGCGGGTCTGGCCGGCGAGCTGGGCCATATCTCTGTAGTGCCTGATCTTGAAGCCATCCAGTGCGGATGCGGCAAGATGGGCTGCTTGGAAACGGTTTCCTCTGCTACTGGGATTATCCGGATGGCGAACGATGCCGTTGCCCGCGGAGACCGTACTTCCCTGTCACAGGTAGAGAAGATTGCAGCCAAGGAAGTGTTCGATGCTGCCAAGGCCGGCGACGAAGTTGCCCTGCGCATTGTTAACCGTGCAGCCTTCTATCTCGGCAAATCGATGGCCTCTGTTGCTGCAGTACTGAATCCGGAAGTGTTCATCGTTGGCGGAGGCGTATCCAAAGCCGGCGACATTCTGTTTGATGAAGTCCGCCGTGTATTCGCCCAGCTGACTCCGGCACCGCTGCTGACAGGCGTAACTATCGTTCCGGCAGAGCTTGGCAATGATGCGGGTATTATTGGTGCGGCAGGTCTGCTTCTGCGTTCTTAA
- the hisH gene encoding imidazole glycerol phosphate synthase subunit HisH, producing MTVAIVDYGMGNLHSVSKAVERLGYKSLVTGDAREILAANSVILPGVGAFSDAMEHLRETGLDLVVKEAAAGSQPVLGICLGMQLLFSSGEEHGVHEGLDILPGSVVRFAPRDGYKVPHMGWNKLSFRQPESPLLKDLEEGHVYFVHSYHALARQESDLLAVTDYGHPVTAVVGRENVFGMQFHPEKSGELGMKLLGNFLKLTGERA from the coding sequence ATGACCGTTGCGATCGTCGACTACGGCATGGGCAATCTGCACAGTGTCAGCAAAGCTGTGGAGCGTCTGGGCTACAAGAGTCTGGTGACCGGGGATGCCCGGGAAATTCTTGCGGCGAACAGCGTCATCCTGCCGGGTGTCGGTGCGTTCAGCGATGCGATGGAGCATTTGCGGGAGACCGGCCTGGATCTGGTAGTCAAAGAGGCCGCTGCCGGGAGCCAGCCGGTGCTCGGGATCTGCCTCGGCATGCAGCTGCTGTTCAGCAGCGGCGAGGAGCATGGTGTCCATGAAGGACTGGATATTCTGCCCGGTTCGGTAGTGCGTTTTGCCCCGAGAGACGGCTATAAAGTGCCGCATATGGGCTGGAACAAGCTGAGCTTCCGCCAGCCGGAGAGTCCGCTGCTCAAGGATCTGGAAGAAGGGCATGTCTACTTCGTTCACTCCTATCATGCGCTGGCTCGGCAGGAGAGTGATTTGCTCGCAGTCACCGACTACGGCCATCCTGTCACGGCGGTCGTCGGGCGGGAGAATGTATTCGGCATGCAGTTTCATCCGGAAAAAAGCGGAGAGCTCGGGATGAAGCTGCTGGGGAATTTTTTGAAGCTGACAGGAGAGCGGGCGTAA
- the hisB gene encoding imidazoleglycerol-phosphate dehydratase HisB: MENNNNIPAERKAGLSRTTNETDITLSLGVDGSGISELETDVPFLNHMLDLFTKHGQFDLSVQARGDIDIDDHHTVEDIGICLGQALREALGDKKGIKRYASVFIPMDEALAQVVIDISNRPHFEYRAQYPSQQVGSFSTELVHEFLWKFALEARITLHVIVHYGSNTHHMIEAVFKALGRALDEATQVDPRVKGVPSTKGVL, translated from the coding sequence ATGGAGAATAACAACAATATACCGGCAGAACGCAAGGCCGGACTCAGCCGCACAACAAACGAAACGGATATTACACTGTCCCTCGGTGTAGACGGCAGCGGGATTTCCGAGCTGGAGACAGATGTGCCTTTTCTGAATCATATGCTGGATCTGTTCACAAAACACGGCCAATTTGACCTCTCCGTACAGGCGCGGGGGGATATTGATATCGATGATCACCACACGGTGGAAGACATCGGGATCTGTCTCGGACAGGCACTGCGCGAAGCACTCGGCGACAAAAAAGGCATCAAACGTTACGCCAGCGTCTTCATTCCAATGGATGAGGCCCTGGCCCAAGTTGTGATTGATATCAGCAACCGGCCGCATTTTGAATACCGCGCACAGTATCCTTCACAGCAGGTGGGCAGCTTTTCAACTGAGCTGGTGCACGAATTCCTCTGGAAGTTTGCGCTGGAAGCCCGGATTACGCTGCATGTCATTGTACATTACGGCTCCAATACCCACCACATGATTGAGGCGGTATTCAAAGCGCTGGGCCGGGCACTGGATGAAGCGACCCAGGTGGATCCGCGCGTGAAGGGTGTGCCTTCCACGAAGGGAGTGCTGTAG
- the hisIE gene encoding bifunctional phosphoribosyl-AMP cyclohydrolase/phosphoribosyl-ATP diphosphatase HisIE — translation MSQELENTALIQQEIIDTIRWNESGLLPAVVQDANTLEVLMFAYMNPESLRLSLDSGQTWFWSRSRKELWHKGGTSGNTQAITSIHYDCDSDTLLVKVVPEGPACHTGENTCFFRELPLSSPAAVEPDHAAATSNTARFAVLGELERVIAEREIERPEGAYTTYLFDKGVDKILKKVGEEASETIIAAKNKDNAELRLEVSDLIYHLLVLLQERKLPLDEILEELSARHERPRRD, via the coding sequence ATGAGCCAAGAACTAGAGAATACAGCCCTGATTCAACAAGAAATTATCGATACCATCCGCTGGAATGAATCCGGGCTGCTGCCTGCCGTTGTGCAGGATGCCAATACCCTGGAGGTGTTGATGTTCGCCTACATGAATCCGGAGTCCCTGCGCCTCTCGCTGGATAGCGGACAGACGTGGTTCTGGAGCCGTTCACGCAAAGAGCTATGGCATAAGGGCGGGACTTCAGGCAATACCCAGGCCATCACTTCGATTCATTATGACTGTGACAGCGATACGCTGCTGGTGAAGGTGGTTCCGGAAGGACCTGCCTGCCATACCGGCGAAAATACATGCTTCTTCCGCGAGCTTCCGCTGAGCAGCCCTGCCGCTGTGGAGCCGGATCACGCAGCAGCAACTTCCAACACTGCAAGGTTTGCCGTCCTGGGAGAATTGGAACGGGTCATTGCCGAGCGTGAAATCGAGCGTCCGGAAGGCGCTTATACTACTTATCTGTTTGACAAGGGTGTCGACAAAATCCTCAAAAAGGTCGGTGAAGAAGCTTCCGAGACGATCATCGCCGCCAAAAACAAGGATAATGCCGAGCTGCGTCTTGAAGTCAGCGATCTGATCTATCACCTGCTCGTCCTGCTGCAGGAGCGCAAGCTGCCGCTCGATGAAATCCTGGAAGAGCTTAGCGCACGCCACGAACGTCCGCGCCGGGACTAG
- the trxB gene encoding thioredoxin-disulfide reductase, with amino-acid sequence MYKTIVIGTGPAGLTAAIYLARANLNPLVIEGLQPGGQLTTTTEVENFPGFPEGILGPDLMENMRKQAQRFGAEFKNGWVESVDFSQRPFKVTVDGQGVLEAESVIISTGASARYLGIPGEQENVGRGVSTCATCDGFFFRGKKIIVVGGGDSAMEEASFLTRFASSVTVVHRRSELRASKIMQDRARDNSKVAWALNRTPLEVTVTDNKVQGLTVRDNETGLEELIEADGVFVAIGHTPNTAFLGGQITTDANGYIVVKPGTTETNIPGVFACGDVQDTRYRQAISAAGTGCMAAMDAEKYLEGTMVHDWSESLDK; translated from the coding sequence ATGTACAAAACAATTGTAATCGGAACGGGTCCTGCCGGACTGACAGCCGCAATATACCTGGCACGGGCGAACCTGAACCCGCTCGTCATTGAAGGCTTGCAGCCGGGCGGGCAGCTGACAACGACGACAGAAGTGGAGAACTTTCCAGGCTTTCCTGAGGGTATCCTCGGCCCTGACCTGATGGAGAATATGCGTAAGCAGGCGCAGCGCTTTGGCGCGGAGTTCAAGAACGGCTGGGTGGAATCCGTGGATTTCTCACAGCGGCCCTTCAAAGTAACCGTGGATGGACAGGGTGTACTGGAGGCGGAGTCGGTTATTATCTCGACAGGCGCATCGGCCAGATATCTGGGCATCCCGGGCGAGCAGGAGAATGTAGGGCGGGGGGTCAGCACTTGTGCGACCTGTGACGGCTTCTTTTTCCGCGGCAAAAAGATTATCGTAGTCGGCGGAGGCGACTCCGCCATGGAGGAAGCGAGCTTCCTGACCCGCTTTGCATCCAGTGTTACGGTGGTTCACCGCCGCTCCGAGCTGCGCGCTTCGAAGATTATGCAGGACCGTGCACGCGATAACAGCAAGGTAGCGTGGGCGCTTAACCGCACACCGCTTGAAGTGACCGTAACGGATAACAAGGTACAAGGCCTGACGGTCCGCGATAACGAGACGGGTCTTGAAGAGCTGATTGAAGCGGACGGCGTGTTCGTGGCGATCGGACACACCCCGAACACGGCCTTCCTGGGCGGCCAGATTACAACGGATGCGAACGGGTACATTGTTGTTAAGCCGGGAACTACGGAAACGAACATCCCCGGAGTCTTCGCTTGCGGAGATGTGCAGGATACTCGTTACCGCCAGGCGATTTCGGCAGCCGGAACGGGCTGTATGGCGGCAATGGACGCCGAGAAGTATCTGGAAGGCACCATGGTGCATGACTGGAGCGAATCGCTGGATAAATAA
- the hisJ gene encoding histidinol-phosphatase HisJ — MHIDYHTHHERCGHAVGKLEEYVQRGIELGLQQLGLSDHLPLIHVDPDSYYPEMAMPLAELPRYVEECLTLKERYRGQIELRVGLEADYIEGYEEQIRELLAPYPWDYLIGSVHFLGEWDITDFRQVHGWEDRDVMAVYRQYYEAVQRSARSGLYDIIGHMDVIKRFGYGPKTPEEKAEVRGLELDTLKVIAGSGIAMELNASGLTKPCAEMFPAEHVLQQAFELGIPLTLGSDAHDSAKLGDGLGEARSLLWRTGFRELAVFEGRRRSSVSFEL; from the coding sequence ATGCATATCGATTATCATACCCACCATGAACGCTGCGGCCATGCGGTAGGGAAGCTGGAGGAATACGTGCAGCGCGGCATAGAGCTGGGGCTGCAGCAGCTCGGGCTGTCGGACCACCTCCCGTTGATCCATGTGGACCCGGATAGCTATTATCCCGAGATGGCCATGCCGCTGGCTGAGCTTCCGCGGTATGTCGAAGAGTGTCTTACGCTGAAGGAGCGCTACCGCGGCCAGATTGAACTGCGTGTGGGACTGGAGGCCGATTATATCGAAGGCTATGAGGAGCAAATCCGTGAGCTATTGGCGCCGTACCCCTGGGATTATCTGATCGGCTCCGTGCACTTTTTGGGAGAATGGGATATTACCGATTTCCGTCAGGTTCACGGGTGGGAAGACCGGGATGTCATGGCGGTATATCGCCAATATTATGAAGCTGTCCAGAGGTCGGCGAGATCGGGATTATATGATATTATAGGACATATGGATGTTATCAAACGGTTCGGCTATGGTCCTAAGACGCCGGAAGAGAAAGCAGAGGTCCGCGGGCTTGAGCTTGATACGCTGAAGGTGATTGCAGGGAGCGGCATCGCCATGGAGCTTAATGCCTCCGGCCTTACCAAGCCCTGCGCCGAGATGTTCCCGGCAGAGCATGTGCTTCAGCAGGCTTTTGAGCTTGGGATTCCGCTGACTTTGGGCTCCGATGCCCATGACTCGGCCAAGCTGGGAGACGGGCTCGGCGAGGCCCGCAGTCTGCTGTGGCGGACCGGTTTCCGCGAGCTTGCGGTGTTCGAGGGCCGGCGCCGTTCATCCGTTTCATTTGAACTATAA
- a CDS encoding ribose-phosphate pyrophosphokinase has product MHHHQLRIFSGSSNPKLAADIAERLGAPLGQIKLTRFKSGEIYVHYEESIRNCDVFLVQSLAHPINELFVETLVMIDAAKRASARTVNIIVPYYGYARQERKSAPREPISAKMVADVLTTAGATRVITIDLHAAAIQGFFNIPVDHLTALDLISGYLKVKGISNPVVVSPDAGRASMAEKLASRLDSPFAIMIKKRPAHNESVITHVIGDVEGRTPIIIEDLIDTGTTIVNVVEGLKERGAQNSIVCATHGLFSDNAVVRMDHPNIDEIVVTDSIALPDNHSSRFTVLSVAPMLAEATRIILEGGSIDKLFRDAGI; this is encoded by the coding sequence ATGCATCATCATCAATTGCGTATTTTTTCCGGTTCGTCGAATCCGAAGCTGGCCGCAGATATTGCGGAGCGTCTTGGTGCACCACTCGGCCAAATTAAGCTGACCCGTTTCAAGAGCGGCGAGATTTATGTGCATTATGAAGAGAGCATCCGGAACTGCGACGTATTTTTGGTGCAATCCCTCGCTCATCCGATTAACGAGCTGTTCGTGGAGACACTTGTCATGATTGATGCAGCCAAACGCGCTTCGGCAAGAACGGTGAACATCATCGTGCCTTATTACGGATATGCCCGGCAGGAGCGCAAATCCGCGCCGCGTGAGCCGATTTCGGCCAAAATGGTAGCTGATGTGCTTACGACCGCCGGAGCTACGCGGGTTATTACCATTGATCTGCATGCCGCGGCCATTCAAGGCTTCTTCAATATTCCGGTAGATCATCTGACCGCACTGGATCTGATCAGCGGATATTTGAAGGTCAAGGGCATCTCCAATCCTGTGGTGGTCTCCCCGGATGCGGGCCGTGCCTCCATGGCCGAGAAGCTGGCCAGCCGGCTGGACTCCCCGTTTGCGATTATGATCAAGAAACGCCCGGCTCATAATGAATCGGTGATCACTCACGTGATTGGCGATGTGGAGGGGCGGACACCGATTATTATCGAGGATCTGATCGATACAGGCACGACGATTGTGAATGTGGTGGAAGGCTTGAAGGAGCGGGGGGCCCAGAACAGTATCGTTTGTGCGACTCATGGTCTTTTCTCCGACAACGCGGTTGTCCGTATGGATCATCCTAACATTGACGAGATCGTGGTTACCGATTCTATCGCCCTGCCTGACAACCATTCCAGCCGGTTCACGGTACTGTCTGTGGCGCCAATGCTGGCTGAAGCGACGCGGATTATCCTCGAAGGCGGATCTATAGATAAGCTGTTTAGAGACGCAGGAATCTGA
- the hisF gene encoding imidazole glycerol phosphate synthase subunit HisF has protein sequence MLAKRIIPCLDVKDGRVVKGVNFVNLRDAGDPVELAALYDREGADELVFLDISASVEGRATMVEVVRQTAGEIAIPFTVGGGISTPEDMKIILRAGADKIGINTAAVNNPQLILEGARRFGSQCIVVAMDAKYNEAWGEWEVYTHGGRKPTGIRALAWAKEAEKLGAGEILLTSMDADGTKDGFDLQLTSAVCDILSIPVIASGGAGKIDHFYDVFTAGKADAGLAATIFHYKEIAIQDLKADLKQKGVEIR, from the coding sequence ATGTTAGCCAAACGTATCATTCCCTGTCTGGATGTGAAGGACGGGCGGGTAGTCAAGGGCGTTAATTTTGTCAATCTGCGCGATGCCGGGGACCCGGTGGAGCTGGCGGCACTGTATGACCGCGAAGGTGCGGATGAGCTGGTGTTCCTGGATATTTCCGCTTCGGTAGAAGGCCGGGCGACGATGGTTGAAGTGGTGCGCCAGACGGCAGGCGAAATTGCCATTCCGTTCACGGTAGGCGGCGGCATCTCGACTCCTGAGGATATGAAAATCATCCTGCGCGCAGGCGCGGACAAAATCGGCATCAACACGGCAGCCGTCAACAATCCGCAGCTCATTCTGGAAGGGGCGCGGCGCTTCGGCTCGCAGTGTATTGTGGTAGCGATGGATGCTAAATATAATGAAGCTTGGGGCGAATGGGAAGTGTACACGCACGGCGGGCGCAAGCCTACCGGGATCCGTGCACTGGCCTGGGCCAAGGAAGCGGAGAAGCTGGGCGCGGGCGAAATTCTGCTGACCAGCATGGATGCGGACGGCACCAAGGACGGCTTCGATCTGCAGCTCACGTCTGCGGTATGCGATATCCTTAGCATTCCGGTTATTGCCTCCGGCGGTGCCGGGAAGATTGATCATTTTTACGATGTATTTACAGCAGGCAAAGCCGATGCGGGACTGGCTGCGACTATTTTTCACTATAAAGAGATTGCCATTCAAGACTTGAAAGCCGATCTGAAGCAAAAAGGGGTAGAGATCCGATGA
- a CDS encoding DUF438 domain-containing protein, whose protein sequence is MSELINNREVDVPEQTRRQAMLKEIIKELHAGKSVDEVKARFAEAVGDVTVAEISAMEHSLMTEEGIPVEEVQRLCSVHTAIFKGSIEQIHRSSKPEEQPGHPVHTFKLENREIERLVNFRLELHAGKFAKNDSEEIVYKLLEDLSLLLDLDKHYSRKENLLFPYLEKYGIYGPTKVMWGVDDGIRAMIKEAKAALSPYQGNKEEIGGMLADIIQEVNEMIFKEENILLPMALDKLTEDEWVKIARESEEIGFCLAAPDQVWIPERAAEPQGAAEEASPESPQGYIRFETGLLSVHQLETIMNHLPVDLTFIDENDVVRYFSHGKERIFARTKAVIGRTVQNCHPPQSVHVVEKLLEDFKAGRKDAEDFWINIKDKFIYIRYFAVRDAEGRYMGTLEFTQNIAPIRALEGQKRILSE, encoded by the coding sequence ATGAGCGAGCTGATTAACAACCGTGAAGTGGATGTACCCGAGCAGACCCGCCGCCAGGCGATGCTTAAGGAGATTATTAAGGAACTCCATGCAGGTAAAAGTGTAGACGAGGTCAAAGCCCGTTTTGCTGAAGCGGTAGGTGATGTTACTGTAGCTGAAATTTCGGCGATGGAGCATTCCTTAATGACGGAAGAGGGGATTCCGGTCGAGGAAGTGCAGCGTCTGTGTTCTGTGCATACGGCGATTTTCAAAGGCTCGATTGAGCAGATTCACCGTTCCTCGAAGCCGGAAGAGCAGCCGGGACATCCGGTGCATACCTTCAAGCTGGAAAACCGGGAGATTGAACGTCTCGTGAACTTCCGCCTGGAGCTTCATGCAGGCAAGTTCGCGAAGAATGACAGTGAAGAGATTGTTTATAAGCTGCTGGAGGATCTCAGTCTGCTGCTGGACCTGGATAAGCACTACAGCCGCAAGGAGAATCTGCTGTTTCCGTACCTTGAGAAGTATGGGATTTATGGTCCGACCAAGGTGATGTGGGGAGTAGACGACGGCATCCGTGCCATGATAAAAGAAGCCAAAGCCGCATTAAGTCCCTACCAGGGCAATAAGGAAGAAATCGGCGGTATGCTGGCGGACATCATCCAGGAAGTCAATGAAATGATCTTTAAGGAAGAAAATATTCTGCTGCCGATGGCGCTCGATAAGCTGACTGAAGATGAGTGGGTCAAAATTGCCCGTGAGAGTGAGGAAATCGGCTTCTGCCTTGCCGCCCCTGATCAGGTGTGGATTCCGGAGCGTGCTGCCGAGCCTCAGGGCGCTGCAGAAGAAGCTTCCCCGGAGTCGCCGCAGGGCTACATCCGCTTCGAGACGGGTCTTCTGTCCGTGCATCAGCTGGAGACGATAATGAATCATCTGCCGGTCGACCTGACATTTATTGACGAGAACGACGTAGTACGTTATTTTTCGCACGGCAAGGAGCGGATCTTTGCCCGGACCAAGGCGGTCATCGGCCGTACCGTGCAGAACTGCCATCCGCCGCAAAGCGTGCATGTGGTCGAGAAGCTGCTGGAGGATTTCAAGGCAGGCCGCAAGGATGCGGAGGACTTTTGGATTAATATAAAAGATAAATTTATCTACATCCGTTATTTTGCCGTGCGGGATGCAGAGGGCCGCTATATGGGTACGCTGGAGTTCACCCAGAACATTGCGCCGATCCGGGCACTGGAAGGCCAAAAACGGATATTGTCGGAATAA
- the hisA gene encoding 1-(5-phosphoribosyl)-5-[(5-phosphoribosylamino)methylideneamino]imidazole-4-carboxamide isomerase, whose amino-acid sequence MSSFIVYPAIDIRDGKCVRLQQGDYAQETIYNDSPVEVAKSWEAQGGKFIHLVDLDGAKAGHPVNDAIIGAIAANANVPVQVGGGLRSLADVEKLLNLGVSRVIIGTAAINDHAFTEAVLAKYGDKVAIGIDARNGYVATHGWLNTSEVRAEDLAKELAAKGAETFIYTDISRDGMMQGPNVEGILSMAAASGKSVIASGGVTSLDDLLRLNVHSADGIGGAIVGKALYTGNINLSEALRALGQQ is encoded by the coding sequence ATGTCTTCATTCATAGTATATCCGGCGATTGATATCCGGGACGGCAAATGTGTCAGACTGCAGCAGGGGGATTACGCCCAGGAAACAATCTATAACGACAGCCCGGTGGAGGTTGCGAAGTCATGGGAAGCGCAGGGCGGCAAGTTTATTCATCTTGTGGACCTTGACGGTGCCAAGGCGGGTCACCCGGTCAATGATGCTATTATCGGCGCAATTGCAGCAAATGCGAATGTTCCGGTCCAGGTAGGCGGCGGACTGCGCAGCCTGGCGGATGTGGAGAAGCTTCTGAACCTTGGGGTCAGCCGGGTCATTATCGGTACTGCGGCGATCAATGATCATGCTTTTACAGAAGCTGTGCTGGCCAAATACGGCGATAAGGTCGCTATCGGGATTGATGCCCGTAACGGCTATGTAGCGACACACGGCTGGCTGAATACCTCCGAGGTGCGTGCAGAGGATTTGGCCAAGGAGCTGGCCGCCAAAGGCGCGGAAACCTTTATTTATACCGATATTTCCCGTGACGGCATGATGCAGGGACCGAACGTGGAAGGCATTCTGTCAATGGCGGCAGCCAGCGGCAAAAGCGTCATCGCCTCCGGCGGGGTGACAAGCCTGGATGATCTTCTGCGGCTGAATGTACATAGTGCGGATGGTATCGGCGGAGCTATTGTCGGCAAAGCGCTGTATACCGGCAATATCAATCTGTCTGAAGCTTTGCGTGCGTTGGGACAGCAGTAA
- a CDS encoding DUF1858 domain-containing protein, whose product MSKVLKMDEPIFDLVDRHPEVMDIMVELGFRDIAKPGMLQTAGRFMTLTKGIKLKRMDLDTVRQAFEAHGFEILQ is encoded by the coding sequence ATGAGCAAAGTGCTGAAGATGGATGAGCCCATATTCGACCTGGTGGACCGGCATCCTGAAGTCATGGATATTATGGTAGAGCTCGGTTTCCGCGATATTGCAAAACCCGGAATGCTGCAGACAGCAGGCCGGTTCATGACCTTAACCAAAGGAATCAAGTTGAAACGAATGGATCTTGATACTGTCCGGCAGGCCTTTGAGGCCCATGGTTTTGAGATTTTACAATAG